The genome window TGCCGAGATTTTGCAAGCATATTTATCATTATTGTATCAGAACTTCAATGCGTTATTCGGCGATTATTTTAGCTTTTGCTGCTGCTAGTATGGTGGCTGCCGTAATTATTTTGCCATCCTTTGGACGGGTGTTTTTGCCGGAGTTTCAGGAGCAAACTTTGGTGAATACTATTCTGCTTTATCCGGGGGTGTCTTTGGAGACAACAGATAGCGCGGCTTTTGCGATTGAAGATGCACTTAAGAATGATAAGAGGTTTGAATACGTGCAAGTGCGATCGGGCAGAGCTCCGGGTGATGCTGATGCTGCGGGAGTTAATTTGGCTCACATTGATATCGGTTTAAGCGAGGAGGGCATGAAAAACAGGCCGAAAACTTTGGAATCGCTGCGGCAGGAGTTTGGTAAATTGCCGGGAGTTGCACCAAATATCGGCGGTTTTATTTCTCACCGGATGGATGAGGTTTTATCCGGTGTCAGAAGTCAGATTGCTGTCAAAATCTTTGGCCCGGATTTGGATCGGCTTCGCACCATCGGTGCCAAAGTTGAAGAGCAAATGAAAACAGTTGAAGGAATTGTGGATTTGCAACTCGAACCCCAGGTGCCAGTGCAACAAATTCAAATTAAGTTTAACCGCCAAGCTGCGGGTAGATACGGTTTGAAAATCGGAGAGCTTTCTGAAATAATTGAGACAGCTTTAAACGGCAAAGTTGTTTCTCAAGTTTTGGAATTGCAACAAACTTTTGACTTAGTTGTTTGGTTGCAGCCTGAAGCTAGAAATAACTTAGAAACTATTCAGAATTTGTTGGTTGATACTCCAAGCGGCAACAAGATTCCCCTCGCCCAAGTTGCGACTGTCAAATACGGTACGGGCCCCAATACGATTAACCGCGAGAATGTTTCTCGCTTGATTGTGGCGGCGGCGAATGCTAAAGGTAGGGATTTGCGATCGGTTGTGAATGAAATTCAAGCTAAAGTCAAACGAGAGGTGCAGTTGCCTTTTGGCTATTTTATCCAGTACGGCGGTCAATTTGAAGCCGAGCAAAGAGCTTCGCAAAATATTATGATATTTAGCGCGATCGCCTTTTTGGTAATTACAGTATTGATGTACTTGTCAGTCAAGTCAATTCCTTCAACTGCTATGATTATGATTAATTTGCCGATCGGATTAGTAGGAGGAGTAATTGCGGTAGCTTTGACTGGCGGTATAATTTCCGTAGCTTCCCTGGTTGGCTTTGTCACATTATTCGGCGTTGCTACCCGTAACGGCTTGCTTTTAGTAGACAACTACAACACTAAATTTGCTGAAGGACTGCCTTTTAAGGAAGCAATTATTAAAGGTTCGATGGAACGGCTCAACGCCATTTTGATGACCGCTTTAACTTCAGCTTTGGGTTTAGCACCTTTAGTCTTTGAAGGCGGGGCGGGCAAGGAAATTTTGCAACCGCTGTCAGTAGTAGTTTTAGGAGGGTTATTTACTTCTACAGCACTAACTCTGTTAGTTTTGCCAGCTTTGTATGCTCAATTTGGGCATTTTTTACGACCTCAAAAACCTCAGCCAGTTATTGAAGACGGGAAGGTAGTTAAAGCTGAAATAGCGAACTGATCAACCCTAGTGAACTCCCTCAATCAAACTGCAAAGTTGATCGCTATCGGGATTGTCGGAAGCTCGATTTGTCCAATTTTTTTTATAAGCTTTCAACTCAGCTTTGAACGCACTCATGCGCTGAATTTCCTCCTCAAGGAAATCAATTTTGCGACTTAATAAGTCTTGCACTAGCGGACAAGCTGTTATTCCTTGACGGCGAGA of Oscillatoria nigro-viridis PCC 7112 contains these proteins:
- a CDS encoding efflux RND transporter permease subunit, whose product is MFSTILRWVINRRWLVVVATIIISLWTFSIIPQMSLDVFPPFAPPQVEIQTEAPGLAPEEIESLVTLPIESAINGTPGVTAVRSSSAVGLSAVKVIFDWGTDIYQARQLITERLQQAESKLPAGVETPQISPTTSPVGTVITYAFTSETTPLMEVRRLVDWQVTNRLLAVTGVAQVVAYGGEERQYQVLVEPAKLKAFNVSLQQVAEAAAAANVNAPGGYLITPDRETLIRGVGRIESVEDLQQSAIDSRQGTPVRIADVADVKIGAAIKRGDGSFNGKKAVIVMVNRQPVADTPTVTKAVEAAMAQVQEALPKDIKVTVTFRQEEYINSSVENVRSALVEGSIIVTLILIPFLMNWRTLTVVLLDFFLTWLFGLLAMYWLGLGLNTMTLGGLSVAIGTAIDDAIVYAENTYRNLRENTSSLHPRPVMDVIFDGSQEVRDSLIGATVIGIVVFSPIFTLPGVEGRIFTPMGITYLVVVVISSLESLLISPALCAILLPNKRMSGKEPWLPRFCKHIYHYCIRTSMRYSAIILAFAAASMVAAVIILPSFGRVFLPEFQEQTLVNTILLYPGVSLETTDSAAFAIEDALKNDKRFEYVQVRSGRAPGDADAAGVNLAHIDIGLSEEGMKNRPKTLESLRQEFGKLPGVAPNIGGFISHRMDEVLSGVRSQIAVKIFGPDLDRLRTIGAKVEEQMKTVEGIVDLQLEPQVPVQQIQIKFNRQAAGRYGLKIGELSEIIETALNGKVVSQVLELQQTFDLVVWLQPEARNNLETIQNLLVDTPSGNKIPLAQVATVKYGTGPNTINRENVSRLIVAAANAKGRDLRSVVNEIQAKVKREVQLPFGYFIQYGGQFEAEQRASQNIMIFSAIAFLVITVLMYLSVKSIPSTAMIMINLPIGLVGGVIAVALTGGIISVASLVGFVTLFGVATRNGLLLVDNYNTKFAEGLPFKEAIIKGSMERLNAILMTALTSALGLAPLVFEGGAGKEILQPLSVVVLGGLFTSTALTLLVLPALYAQFGHFLRPQKPQPVIEDGKVVKAEIAN